In Alkalihalobacillus sp. FSL W8-0930, a single window of DNA contains:
- a CDS encoding AraC family transcriptional regulator has protein sequence MPNLQDVILYESKHQEKDFVQPHSHQTHQILYVLDGQGRCQLNEHTTPLKPDSMIVIPPHTEHSILAASKMTVLILEFSHLHVDADTRELLIKPVFKEPKVWSLNLFISSEVRQLLRKMLYEQSQESIEYKLGIKLLLSQLLFILMRTNQSMAQLDSNTLRSSWLKEYIDSNFYQITSIEEMAGKMGISSRYMNQMFTEVYDQTPMRYLTEVRLTRVKKMLTETDLDIVTICFEVGFESLSTFYRVFKKQVGVPPNRYRTTYLGTEQ, from the coding sequence ATGCCGAATTTGCAGGATGTCATTTTATATGAAAGCAAACATCAGGAAAAGGATTTTGTTCAGCCTCATAGTCATCAAACGCATCAAATCTTGTATGTTCTGGATGGGCAGGGACGATGTCAGTTAAATGAGCATACGACTCCATTAAAGCCAGATAGCATGATTGTCATTCCCCCTCATACGGAACATTCCATTCTCGCAGCGTCTAAAATGACGGTGCTTATTTTGGAATTCTCGCATCTTCATGTCGATGCGGATACGAGAGAATTGTTGATCAAACCAGTTTTCAAGGAACCAAAGGTCTGGAGTCTTAATCTTTTTATTAGTAGTGAGGTTAGACAATTACTAAGAAAAATGCTGTACGAACAATCGCAGGAGAGCATCGAGTATAAGCTCGGCATTAAGCTGTTGCTTAGTCAGCTTCTCTTTATCCTCATGAGAACCAATCAGTCGATGGCGCAGCTGGACTCGAATACGCTCCGCTCTAGTTGGCTTAAGGAGTATATTGATTCAAACTTTTATCAAATTACCAGTATAGAAGAGATGGCTGGAAAGATGGGGATTAGCTCCAGGTATATGAATCAGATGTTCACGGAAGTGTATGATCAAACGCCTATGCGTTACTTAACCGAAGTCCGATTAACCCGTGTGAAGAAAATGCTGACGGAAACAGATCTGGATATTGTGACCATTTGTTTTGAAGTGGGCTTTGAATCACTTTCTACTTTTTACCGTGTGTTTAAAAAGCAGGTGGGGGTCCCACCGAATCGGTACCGGACTACGTATTTGGGAACTGAACAATAG